In Littorina saxatilis isolate snail1 linkage group LG8, US_GU_Lsax_2.0, whole genome shotgun sequence, a single genomic region encodes these proteins:
- the LOC138972998 gene encoding uncharacterized protein: MASRILLVLLIATLMNGVFLLPIDDDDDERRDARLFALHGVHDQDNIWDTICDRIRLVPALQKGFSFTAVKAAFKIVDQHNPENVGDGVLDEKEFNMFAGLMRIARYCSKMDVAKAAAGTAH; the protein is encoded by the exons ATGGCATCCAGGATTCTTCTCGTCTTACTGATCGCCACACTCATGAACGGGGTTTTCCTGTTAcctattgatgatgatgatgatgag cgCCGTGATGCACGGCTGTTTGCTCTGCACGGTGTTCATGACCAAGACAACATTTGGGACACCATATGTGATCGAATCAGGCTGGTACCTGCGTTACAGAAAGGATTCAGCTTCACCGCGGTCAAGGCAGCCTTCAAGATCGTAGATCAGCACA atcCTGAAAACGTCGGCGATGGCGTGCTGGATGAGAAAGAGTTCAACATGTTCGCCGGTCTCATGC GTATCGCCAGATATTGCAGTAAAATGGATGTTGCAAAGGCCGCCGCCGGGACAGCACATTAG
- the LOC138972997 gene encoding uncharacterized protein yields MASRILLVLLIATLMNGVFLLPFDDNDDERRDARLFSLRGVGDQYNIWDTLCDRIRHHPAFHTGFSFTAVKAAFEIVDHYNPENVGDGVLDEKEFKMFGGLMRVARYCSKKDVAKAADETSLPPKISQRNE; encoded by the exons ATGGCATCCAGGATTCTTCTCGTCTTACTGATCGCCACACTCATGAACGGGGTTTTCCTGTTACCttttgatgataatgatgatgag CGCCGTGATGCACGGCTGTTTTCTCTGCGCGGTGTTGGTGACCAATACAACATTTGGGACACCCTATGTGATCGAATCAGGCACCATCCTGCGTTTCACACAGGATTCAGCTTCACCGCGGTCAAGGCAGCCTTCGAGATCGTAGATCATTACA atcCTGAAAACGTCGGCGATGGCGTACTGGATGAGAAGGAGTTCAAAATGTTCGGGGGTCTTATGC GTGTCGCCAGATATTGCAGTAAAAAGGATGTTGCAAAGGCCGCCGACGAGACATCATTGCCGCCAAAGATTTCACAGCGAAACGAATGA